TCCATttttacaaactttaacttttcttgcccgactgttcactttaacttGTTATTGGTGACGGATGGACTGACGTAAAGGTAATACAATGATGACACGTATATATCCGGTATCGCTAGTAGTTTtccaaatacatataaaacgaGTTACAGAGTAGGATTGTGTGGTGTTTTGTTGatagaaaatatttaatattatagacattttatatacatgtattttaattctGCATGTGTAAATAAAACTTATCTACATGTCTATATCAAGcaaattgataattaaaatgaaatatgtaatgAATCTTGgtccagtttcacgaacattcttttaacttttgaaaattCTTTGACTTGAAATTTCCattaggaaagcattacagaggCTAGAAAATCCTTTACTTAAGATTTGTTTCCTTAAATtatgtaatgcttttctatgggaaATTCCCTAGAATTAAGGAATGTTAGCCAAGGTTATTCCTGACGTTTTCCATATACTATCTTATGTTGAAGGTCATGGATGATGAGTACAAGATTCGATCTCCTATTGTTTTCTACGACAATGATGATCTACCTATCGACGGCCATGCCGTTTCGACAAGTCAACCTTTCCGATGGGAATGCCGACGCCATATTAGACAGGACGTTCACGTATCAGAACATGCAGATGTTTATCTAGTTGCTGTATTTCCTTTACACGAGCGGGCCAATACACCGAGTGGGTGTGGAGACATTAATCCAGACCAGGTCATTCTGGCTGAGGCAGTCACGTACGGGGTGGAAATCATTAACAACGACCTGGGAACTCTTCCCGGACTGTCATTGGGATACATTATCATCGACAGTTGTTCTCTTGCCGACCGTACCATAGATCAACTAGACCGGATATATAGCAGCAGTGTTGGAAACGGGGTAAATCTTCATGCAGCGTCTCAGATTTTTGGAGCAGTTGGTTTCACCAGCTATGATGAGTACGAACCTCTCGCTGGCTACTTTCATAGTAAAAACCTTCTGATAATCAGTGCCACAGCCATCGATTCTGATTTCAGCGACAAGAACGTCTATCCAGACTTCATGCGGATGGTGCCAGATCAACGAGAGGAAATCGGCGTTATGTTTCAGACACTGAAATCCCTCGGAATTCGGTATGTAGGACTTGTGTATTCAGAAGAACTTCTTAATGACGCAAGCACTAGGCTAGTAAATGATGTGGCGGACTCCTTCAACATATCCGTTGTCTTTGCGATGCGTATAGCAAAAGACACGCAGCGGAATGATTTGTACATGGAACATTTGGTGGATGAATTAATAGTCAGAAATCTTAACGCAACTCGCGTATTTGTTACTTTTGCTGAGGCTAAGGTTCTTGTGCCATTGTTTGAGGCGATGAAGCGGAAACGTGTTGAAAACGTCATGTGGCTTGGCGACATTTCATGGTCTGTGACCATACACGAGGAGGAAATAATACCGTACACGGATTTATTGCGCTGGACTTTTGTAGTGGGCATACCGTCTTATTCGGTTCCAGCATTTCATCGACATCTTCTTCAGATACAGGACAACAGCTCTGCTGTGAGTTTGTTCACAAGAGAACTTTTCGATCTAATGGCAATATGCTATAACCGAACTTTGGACGAGACAGATCTTTGCTATAAACTGCATTATGACGTATTCGCTAACAATGAAGCCTATCTGGTGCTTGATTCTGTGAAGGCTTTGGCGGAAGGTCTTGACAAACTCTTAGATAAGTGTCCTTTTGGTGACTTTTGTCAAGATGCAAAGAGAAACCTAGCAAGCGAACTTCGCGAGAACATTTTTCAAAATCCTTTTCCTGGTTCTAGCGGTAAGATGGTCCGATTTGACAGCAAAGGAAATGGTCCAGCCTCGTTTGGGATTTATCATATCGTTCCTGATGAGGAACATGTCGTCAAGTATATGATGGTAttgatttcaatttatttttcaattttagtaTAGAAATGCCTATTAtattagtacatgtacatggtttaTTGTTGTCATTTATACTAAAACCAACTGTTAAACCTGTTAAATGGAAGGAAAAAGCTCTCCTTAATTTGAgataaatttgttattttttgaaaGACGTCTAATTTATAGAAAACATCTTTACTATGCTTATATTTAGAGCATTGGTTTTTAATTGCATTGCTTAGATGAACGAACCTCTTGGTTTCTTTTTTAATTGGTTTAGTGGGTTAAAACTACAATGTATTCACCGAATGATTGGCACGATTTATTTTCAACAATTGATTTAGAATAGATTGtcattaataatttaatattttgaattgtgcaatgaatttaattttgaatttcaaaatatgtaattttatagGTAAGCATATTACATTTACTTACAATTTAAGTTTCATTCTATCTAACAGTACTTatatatgtcattaatataaaactatttgttGTAATATAGGTTGGTTCATTTGAGGACGAATCTCTCAGTTTATCGAGCAGCATATCAGTTCCACCGGATTTGATAAAATCGGGCTGCAGTGTTCGCCCCTGCGCCAATATACCACCCGATATTTTCGGTAAACCTTACATCTACCTGGAGGGGGATCCGATGCTGTACGGCTTCGTGAAGATGTATGAACGCAATGATGAAGTATCATGTTCAGGTGAAATGAGCCGTAATGGGTACCAATCCATGGAGACAATGGTTTGGGGTGTCAATGCTATCAATAACAATACTTCCCTTCTGTCGAATGTCACGCTTGGTTTAGCAGTGTTCCCTACTTGTGGTGTACCTACAGTTACTAGAAACCTGGTACAGAGCGTTTTACTGCCCAATCTGGTGTTGTCGCCGTCAGGATTACGTCCTAACACTTCAATCCTAGGTATCGTcggaggagaaaatgtagtggacGCCATAGCGATGGAAACCGCTACCCGGACAATAGATTCCGAAATTCCCGTGGTGAGTGTTGGAAGATTTTGATGCATAGTTAGTTATAGTTAATTGTTTTCGAGTACAGGACCAGACAAGTCCCCATGCACCAGACTCGGTGAGTTAGATGTATGCTATTCTTAGAAATTTATTTTagtcattattattattattattgacaAGTCCtagtccgtccgtctgtccgtcaacatttcctttaaatcgctactagtcatagagttctgcatggattgtaaccaaattaggccacaaacatccttgggggagggggaacagaacttgtataaattttggctctgatcccccgggggcaggaggggcggggcccaaaaggggaaatagtggtaaatccttttaatcgctactagtcatagagttttgaatggaatgtaaccaaatttggccacaaacatccttgggggaaggggaacagaacttgtataaattttggctctggtcccccgggggcaggagggggcgggcccaataggggaaaataatggtaaatccttttaaatcactactagtcatagagttctgcatggattgtaaccaaatttggccacaaacatccttgggggaggggggaacagaacttgtataaattttggctctgaccctccgggggcaggaggggcaggacccaataggggaattagagctaaatcctataaatcgctacttgtcctagagttctgcatggattgtaaccaaatttggccacaaacatccttgggggacgGGGAACAGaatgtgtaaattttggctctgacccccgggggcaggaggggcggggcccaataggggaaatagaggtaaaccctttaaatcgctactagtcatagagttttgaatggaatgtaaccaaatatggccaaaaatatccttggggaaggggaacaaaacttgtataaattttggctctggttccccgggggcaggtggggcggggcccaataggggaaatagaggtaaatcctttaaatcgctactagtcatagagttttgaatggaatgtaaccaaatttggccacaaacatcctttttggaaggggaacagaagttgtataaattttggctctgaccctccgggtgcaggaggggcggggcccaataggggaaatagaggtaaatcctttaaattgctactagtcatagagtcctacatgaattgtaaccaaatttggccacaaacatcctttttggaaggggaacagaacttgcataaattttggctctgacccccaggggcaggagggatggagccatataggggaaataggtaaatcctttaaatcgctacttgtcctagagttctgcatggattgtaaccaaatttgaccacaaacatccttgagggaagggaaacagaacttgtataaaattttggctctggcccccgggggctggaggggtggggcccaataggggaaatagaggtaaatcctttaaatcgctactagtcatagagttctgcatggaatgtaaccaaatttggccagaaaatatccttgggagaataagaacagaacttgtataaattttggctctgatcccccgggggcaggaggggcgggggtcctataggggaaatagaggtaaatcctttaaatcgctactagtcaaagagttctgcatggaatgtaaccaaatttggccacaaacatcctttttggaaggggaacagaacttgtataaattttggctctgacccaccgggggcaggaggaggagggcccaataggggaaatagaggcaaattctaataaatcgctacttgtcctagagttctgcatggattgtaaccaaatttggccacaaacatccttggggaaggggaacagaacttgtataaattttggctctgatcccccgggggcaggaggggcgggggtcctataggggaaatagaggttaatcctttaaatcgctactagtcaaagagttctgcatggaatgtaaccaaatttggccacaaacatcctttttggaaggggaacagaaataaattttggctctggccccctgggcGCAttagggatggggcccaataggggatttagaggttaatattaaaattccttcagaaaagaaacaatgaacctgtattcagaacattacttggcattacaaaccaggtgagcgatacaggccctctgggcctcttgttattattttgaGCATTATTGACAAGTCCTAGAGTGACACCATATAGTACGTGTACTTATTTTAGCAGAATTCCAATTTTAGCGCTTTTCACACTCTAGCAGAACGCTAATTCAAATATAGCGTTAAACTTGCCTGAGCTATCATTATATGCTTGTAATAATCTACAAGTACTTAATAGCGAATAGTTTATGGGCTAATTCAAAACTGTGCTAATAAGTCAATACCCCCAAGAAGCGCTAAAAATTGAGATCATGCACAAAGACATGGTTATCAACATTTTGGAACATCTgcaattttcatcattttctcAGAACAATTCACTATTCatctatttttagataatttcctCACGTGCTGATGTAAATGACGGGAACGATCATCCACGTATGTTCCGGACCGTGCCGTCCCCGTTCTCGGAAATGGATTATATCCTCGAACTTTGTCTTCAGTTAAAGTGGACATACATCCATGTCATATACAACGAGCTTCTTGGCAGCGTCGTAAAGTATCTAACTGACATAACTGATGAAAATGGAATATGTATCGCCAGTAGAAATATGTTAGAAGAATCGTCTTCCTCCGAGTTCACGCGGTCAACCCTGATCAACATGACGGACGTAGAGGGCGCATCTGTCGTTATTCTAGTGACAACTTCCGGTGTTGTTAAACACGTGCTGAAGGAGGCCCGGGAATTATATCTTTTAGGACGTCTCTTCTTCATTCTTCCATTTGAAATGTATGATATAGACAAATATCTTACAGAAAATGACATAGGTAAAACCATCGTCTTTTATTTTCACGCGTTAAGTTTGCCTGCAACTTTAGACACTGCAGATATTATCCAAAAACCTTTGTAAAGATGATGTTTCATTTGCTAGAAAAAGGAAACAAATCAAAAGGGATAACATTGtattttgcttttaaaagatGCTTCACTGCTGACGAATTactatttttcttcagctataaaaaaaacaagataaGACGAATTactatttttcttcagctaTAAAacttactttctttacaccattcccaacattgaacagtttgagcttctaattttacttcaatgtagaaattttaaaaatcactTTTTGCATCCAGAAAAAGACACtgtgccctatatggaatgaagtactaccaaaagtatttaatattattttaattagtaAATAAGACACATGTATAATAAAGTCCAATGCATATTCTTTCATTCCAGGTGTCCTCTCCTCCCGCCAAGACATTAAAGTAAATGACCAGTTTATGAACTATTTTCTAAGTCTGAGCATCAATGACAAGGTCAATGATCCATGGTTCGCTGATTTCTGGCAGAAAGCAAACGACTGCAATCTTCGTTATTCTACAACCTATGATGTCGACTGTTCTAATTTAGAACGACTGTCGATGAGCAACGTACCGGCCAGCCCTGCCACTAGTGGTATACTAGACTCGGTCTTTGCCTTGGGGCATGCACTCGATGGACTGGTCAGAGAATGCAAGACTAATATATCAGAATGTATCAAAGGAAACCGGACACAATTTTACAGTCATATCGACCGCCATCTTGTAGGCGTAGACTTTACTGCACCAGGAGGTTCACCGTTCAAGTTCCGGGACAAAACGACAGTGTCTAAAGCGTTGGTTGTGACTAACGTGCAAAAGAGTCCAGACGGGGGAATCCGATTAGTTGAtgtatgtttacatttatatatcgtAAAACTCGAATATACCGAACTCTGTTAGGACGAATTTTCATGTATAGCGAAACAAATCGTCATCTGCAGCACTATTCAtgtatattagtattaaaaAGTCACAGTGCCACGAAATAATTATTCCgattttgcatattacagagttatctgcccttgcgggaaggtatcGATCGGTACGCAATTATTTTATGAGCGCCATTCACGCCGTTTTcaccgaaaagtatgacgttacactcgcaaacacatgacgtcacaatcaatacctacccgcaagggcatataaatttgtaa
The Argopecten irradians isolate NY chromosome 9, Ai_NY, whole genome shotgun sequence DNA segment above includes these coding regions:
- the LOC138331563 gene encoding uncharacterized protein; this encodes MMNPNKSILAVFTSLVYICVCHTAQGIELRVLAILDDISTENEEFLNSYVTKINTFLQGQTLVLPGGNLSLSVETLVNITDGDDLQGMIGNTSDLIALYTDEGQTTSLKDNLLSHPLTTGIPLLDWNPDVDQASRYPSLVPLPMSVDDVTSILIPLLTHLQWNYVQAIYQNTSYFSNILAHVQTVAGRANVCVLKSFPVSNDVTTSRLLGIVQSLEKEHNTSGVLIFMDEILTRRMLEVVKMHGNSGKFHFITIDNKGDWSVFPMLGTLMINRDWNHTREFGQYRQVRNNTSEVKSLETALQFLLHGLTSAGLGISTCLTGTSVDGIPIDCIQQLLLKVLLEDVDDINVYNYQGNTSEAAWVKVMDDEYKIRSPIVFYDNDDLPIDGHAVSTSQPFRWECRRHIRQDVHVSEHADVYLVAVFPLHERANTPSGCGDINPDQVILAEAVTYGVEIINNDLGTLPGLSLGYIIIDSCSLADRTIDQLDRIYSSSVGNGVNLHAASQIFGAVGFTSYDEYEPLAGYFHSKNLLIISATAIDSDFSDKNVYPDFMRMVPDQREEIGVMFQTLKSLGIRYVGLVYSEELLNDASTRLVNDVADSFNISVVFAMRIAKDTQRNDLYMEHLVDELIVRNLNATRVFVTFAEAKVLVPLFEAMKRKRVENVMWLGDISWSVTIHEEEIIPYTDLLRWTFVVGIPSYSVPAFHRHLLQIQDNSSAVSLFTRELFDLMAICYNRTLDETDLCYKLHYDVFANNEAYLVLDSVKALAEGLDKLLDKCPFGDFCQDAKRNLASELRENIFQNPFPGSSGKMVRFDSKGNGPASFGIYHIVPDEEHVVKYMMVGSFEDESLSLSSSISVPPDLIKSGCSVRPCANIPPDIFGKPYIYLEGDPMLYGFVKMYERNDEVSCSGEMSRNGYQSMETMVWGVNAINNNTSLLSNVTLGLAVFPTCGVPTVTRNLVQSVLLPNLVLSPSGLRPNTSILGIVGGENVVDAIAMETATRTIDSEIPVIISSRADVNDGNDHPRMFRTVPSPFSEMDYILELCLQLKWTYIHVIYNELLGSVVKYLTDITDENGICIASRNMLEESSSSEFTRSTLINMTDVEGASVVILVTTSGVVKHVLKEARELYLLGRLFFILPFEMYDIDKYLTENDIGVLSSRQDIKVNDQFMNYFLSLSINDKVNDPWFADFWQKANDCNLRYSTTYDVDCSNLERLSMSNVPASPATSGILDSVFALGHALDGLVRECKTNISECIKGNRTQFYSHIDRHLVGVDFTAPGGSPFKFRDKTTVSKALVVTNVQKSPDGGIRLVDVGTFVNKKLALDMRKLSFYRKGVRVIPVSKCLGDCRNCLDPNFVNEYDARVTSLISAGPSLQHRVSTALGVIDILLVGISVMFIGIALYILCKFHTHKVLNLCVDADTGILIGCVLMTCSSVCYLFTQTKLLCTIQLGTPAISYAICIGALVVKVNKTACLRFNLGFRQSRLPRWDFVLTYIPLLVVPTIVAFSNWMQSDAINIVWNVPGIREISNIDEVTISWRCSFDKGLYSVYMTTLWFVIVETIIISLSYILRRNQEPEVSQVMWSSAISLVFIAGSTLILMLTENVDTYGIVMCFVLNINAMVLTCANFLPAVIILMDEEQKEEHFMQLMTHDRVARVAKFWREEKLSKKKTKDDEKRKSTKSLWKQGIELGVISKGTEEDT